A window of the Acidithiobacillus thiooxidans ATCC 19377 genome harbors these coding sequences:
- the nuoL gene encoding NADH-quinone oxidoreductase subunit L, translated as MWVFDWLNTFPPLLVYLIIPLAPLAGSLVAGFGGWKLQEQAHWAPLAGVAVSFYLALAVLFQTLHGVDFYGNIYIWAVLGHLQVPIGFDVDSLTALMLVVVTFVSLCVHLYTIGYLHGDPGYARFFSYISLFTFSMIMLVMSNNFLQLFFGWEAVGLVSYLLIGFWFQRESANVAALKAFIVNRVGDFGFLIGIAAIYHYCGSLDYRTVFAMVPHLVGQTVEIFPGHPWNVLTWIALLLFIGAMGKSAQVPLHVWLPESMEGPTPISALIHAATMVTAGIFMVARMSPIYEQSATALTVILLIGSITALFMGLIGLVQNDIKRIIAYSTLSQLGYMTAALGASAFSAAIFHLMTHAFFKALLFLAAGSVIHAMANEQDIRKMGGLRKAMPITYITFLIGGLALSGIPPFAGFFSKDLIIEAVGLSTLPGAGWAEFMLVAGAFVTALYTFRMFFMVFHGTPRMDPYTRDHLHESPWVITVPLIALAIPAVYAGWAYIGPVGLGHFLDSSLVIAPQFNTIGEIAAHWQGAAVFLLHGLEAWPFWLAVAGIVCAAYFYAWNTGLPEWLSRILSPAVWLLESKYGFDAFNNTVLVRGVIQFGRLFWHVGDEKLIDGLMVNGTAFGIGKLALSWRKVQTGYIYHYAFAMIIGLILFMTYFVIWKG; from the coding sequence ATGTGGGTTTTTGACTGGTTGAATACCTTTCCACCTCTCCTTGTGTACCTGATTATTCCGTTGGCACCGCTGGCTGGTTCTCTGGTGGCTGGTTTTGGCGGCTGGAAGCTGCAGGAACAAGCGCACTGGGCGCCCTTAGCGGGGGTCGCGGTCTCTTTTTATCTGGCCCTGGCGGTACTGTTTCAGACCCTGCATGGTGTCGATTTTTACGGCAATATCTATATATGGGCTGTGCTCGGCCATCTGCAAGTCCCCATCGGATTTGATGTGGACAGCCTGACCGCGCTGATGCTGGTGGTGGTTACCTTTGTGTCGCTTTGTGTGCATTTATATACCATAGGCTACTTGCATGGTGACCCTGGTTATGCCCGCTTTTTCAGTTATATTTCCCTGTTCACTTTCAGCATGATCATGCTGGTGATGAGCAACAATTTTCTGCAGTTGTTTTTTGGCTGGGAAGCGGTGGGTCTGGTTTCCTATCTGCTCATCGGTTTCTGGTTCCAGCGCGAAAGCGCCAATGTCGCCGCCCTGAAGGCATTTATTGTCAATCGGGTCGGCGATTTCGGTTTTCTGATTGGTATTGCGGCTATTTATCATTACTGCGGCAGTCTTGATTACCGCACGGTATTTGCCATGGTGCCCCATCTGGTCGGCCAGACCGTAGAAATTTTTCCCGGACATCCCTGGAATGTACTGACCTGGATTGCCTTGCTGCTGTTTATTGGTGCCATGGGCAAATCAGCCCAGGTACCGCTGCATGTCTGGCTCCCGGAATCCATGGAAGGTCCAACTCCCATTTCGGCGCTGATTCACGCCGCGACCATGGTCACTGCCGGGATTTTCATGGTGGCCCGGATGTCGCCCATTTATGAACAGTCGGCCACGGCGTTGACCGTCATTTTGTTGATTGGCTCTATTACCGCCTTGTTCATGGGGCTGATCGGCCTGGTGCAAAATGACATCAAGCGCATTATTGCCTACTCGACCCTTTCCCAGTTGGGATACATGACGGCTGCACTGGGGGCTTCGGCCTTTTCAGCGGCTATTTTTCACCTCATGACCCATGCTTTTTTCAAAGCGTTGCTGTTCCTGGCGGCGGGCTCGGTGATTCATGCCATGGCCAATGAGCAGGACATCCGTAAAATGGGCGGCTTGCGCAAGGCCATGCCCATCACTTACATCACCTTTCTGATAGGCGGCCTCGCGCTGTCAGGTATCCCGCCCTTTGCCGGGTTTTTCAGCAAGGATCTGATTATCGAAGCCGTGGGCCTCTCCACCCTGCCGGGAGCTGGCTGGGCCGAGTTCATGCTGGTTGCGGGGGCCTTCGTCACAGCTCTTTATACTTTCCGTATGTTTTTCATGGTGTTCCACGGTACACCCCGCATGGACCCCTACACCCGGGACCATCTGCATGAGTCACCCTGGGTGATTACGGTGCCACTCATTGCCTTGGCTATTCCTGCGGTATATGCCGGTTGGGCGTACATCGGTCCGGTAGGCTTGGGGCATTTTCTCGATTCTTCGCTGGTTATTGCTCCGCAGTTCAACACCATCGGTGAAATTGCCGCGCATTGGCAGGGCGCTGCTGTGTTTCTTTTGCATGGTCTGGAAGCCTGGCCCTTTTGGTTGGCCGTGGCGGGTATTGTCTGTGCTGCCTACTTTTATGCCTGGAATACGGGTTTACCCGAATGGCTCAGCCGCATCCTCAGTCCGGCAGTGTGGCTGCTGGAAAGCAAATACGGTTTTGATGCTTTTAATAATACGGTTCTGGTACGCGGAGTGATTCAGTTTGGACGGTTGTTCTGGCATGTTGGTGACGAAAAACTGATTGACGGCCTGATGGTCAATGGCACCGCTTTCGGCATCGGCAAGTTGGCGTTGTCCTGGCGTAAAGTGCAAACGGGATACATTTATCATTATGCTTTCGCCATGATTATCGGGTTGATTTTATTCATGACATATTTTGTGATCTGGAAGGGGTAA
- a CDS encoding NADH-quinone oxidoreductase subunit M, whose product MNASLLSYSIWIPIVGGLLVLAVGDHRAALARWLALIVSLLAFAVTIPLYTGFDTHTAAMQFSERVAWIPSLNIYYHLGVDGISLWFILLTSFLTVLVVISSWRNVQTRVAQFMAAFLIMEGMMIGVFCALDAILFYVFWEAMLIPMFLIIGVWGGPRRVYATIKFFLYTFLGSVLMLVALLYLYFHSGNSFDLLVYQHTPLGMTAQILIFIAFFVAFAVKIPMWPVHTWLPDAHVEAPTAGSVVLAAIMLKMGAYGFLRLSLPIVPDASHKLAWLMILLSLIAIIYVALVAIVQEDMKKLVAYSSIAHMGFVTLGFFVFDSVAIEGSIIQMLSHGFISAAMFLCIGVLYDRMHTRNIKAYGGVANVMPIFAALMMLFAMGNVGLPGTSGFVGEFMVVLGTYQVNPWYAILAATGLVTGASYTLWLFKRAIFGGIVHPEVAALKDLDAREMLVLGTLAAFTLLLGVWPAPFLDIVHTSVQHLVAQIAVSKIPA is encoded by the coding sequence ATGAACGCTTCGCTCCTCAGCTATTCTATCTGGATACCCATCGTCGGCGGCCTGCTGGTTTTAGCCGTTGGAGATCACCGTGCGGCGCTGGCGCGTTGGTTGGCCCTGATCGTGTCCTTGCTGGCCTTTGCCGTTACCATCCCCCTCTATACGGGTTTTGATACGCACACTGCGGCCATGCAATTCAGTGAGCGGGTTGCGTGGATTCCTTCCCTGAATATTTATTATCACCTCGGTGTGGATGGTATATCCCTGTGGTTTATATTGCTGACCAGCTTTTTGACCGTACTGGTGGTCATCAGCTCCTGGCGTAATGTCCAGACCCGGGTTGCCCAATTCATGGCGGCTTTCCTGATTATGGAAGGCATGATGATCGGCGTGTTCTGCGCCCTTGATGCCATTCTCTTTTATGTATTCTGGGAAGCCATGCTGATTCCGATGTTCCTGATTATCGGCGTCTGGGGTGGACCACGACGGGTGTATGCCACCATCAAGTTTTTTCTATATACCTTCCTGGGTTCCGTGTTGATGCTGGTGGCTTTGTTGTACCTGTATTTTCACAGCGGCAACAGTTTCGACTTGCTGGTTTATCAGCATACCCCCCTGGGAATGACAGCGCAGATTCTCATATTTATTGCTTTTTTTGTGGCGTTTGCGGTAAAAATTCCGATGTGGCCAGTGCATACCTGGTTACCGGATGCCCACGTGGAGGCGCCTACCGCCGGATCGGTGGTACTGGCAGCTATCATGCTGAAGATGGGGGCTTACGGTTTTCTGCGCCTGAGTCTGCCCATTGTTCCGGATGCCAGCCACAAACTCGCCTGGCTGATGATTCTGCTTTCCCTGATCGCCATTATTTATGTGGCGCTGGTGGCTATTGTTCAGGAAGACATGAAAAAACTGGTGGCGTACTCCTCCATTGCCCACATGGGCTTTGTGACGCTGGGCTTTTTTGTGTTTGATAGTGTGGCCATTGAAGGCAGTATTATTCAGATGCTCTCTCACGGCTTTATCAGTGCCGCCATGTTCCTCTGCATCGGCGTGCTCTATGACCGTATGCATACCCGGAATATCAAAGCCTATGGAGGGGTCGCCAACGTCATGCCGATATTTGCGGCGTTGATGATGTTATTCGCCATGGGCAATGTGGGGTTGCCGGGGACTTCCGGTTTTGTGGGTGAGTTCATGGTGGTACTCGGCACGTATCAGGTGAATCCGTGGTACGCGATTCTTGCCGCTACCGGTCTGGTTACCGGAGCCAGCTACACTTTGTGGCTGTTCAAACGCGCTATTTTTGGTGGAATTGTGCACCCCGAGGTGGCAGCCCTGAAAGATCTCGATGCCCGCGAAATGCTGGTGCTTGGGACTCTGGCGGCGTTCACCCTGCTCTTGGGCGTATGGCCCGCACCTTTCCTTGATATCGTACATACCTCGGTACAGCATCTGGTGGCGCAGATAGCTGTTTCGAAAATTCCGGCGTAG